A single Anopheles maculipalpis chromosome 3RL, idAnoMacuDA_375_x, whole genome shotgun sequence DNA region contains:
- the LOC126561451 gene encoding E3 ubiquitin-protein ligase Topors-like, producing MEESPVVDCPPTPEILPLSSTPPPPSRPSVVYSSSSEEGDEPTDGRRSPPPKCAICLGKCRQRAYANSCKHQFCFRCLLEWSKVKPECPLCKQRFFSIVYYKSMDCFEQHTVPVPSANVPRLSTRNMYHELNLFLTNSQRFTAYAIPNMTLRLQSNNERMQELLLHQSSEVDRFIREYGNRPIPTRQDEIRWRQFIYANRLYACPLPDLNGRFRETSASFYRNNPAQMHRVLSWMHRDLLVLSVNVVNHIPHVGALQELIQMHDIDSREFLNRILQLLPMENGDHFQHECINFARSPYDIIGYDRCVQYNPRFVQRNRVRSQVIISSSEEDNDDIVYLPNPAPSTSNETTNTSGRAAAFGEGVSNGSGSATGTSRGSIVVRSEIISEFPLLEEIAASDDVRPVSASSTLPRVPLTSIAATSAVPTENILLSSSDSDDCQFVMAQKPPHLRTPDHVVDLESASDSDVVFVAEEPLDAKATARIPRQQQQQDNSLKKETAGAQEYNNGASTSSGYCGAGGNGNGGGGSSESVAGGGSALRSKYYARPRLTRYTGGIGVKSIYEATESDDTDCDTLFNLPQGRRPMSNTANDSSSHNEVDFESGPQRKRRKPCKKATQQQQHQQKVSKRASRKRRNSSASSSSSHEEDINSTTSRSSTSSSSSSDDDSDSSSSTSSFSSSSDSTTSSSSSSYIYGGSKSYHKNITVEIECGRQLRHNTAQQSRASYTARCKMDQTDSKGRSKKKRSRKMVDNEWKNGKEKLSTSGSKLTVRRTKSKKKSQSTSRTAKNTMKASRSKSKSKSSSRGTAGRSNKGKKRTKPSTDEGEDEPSRLTPQLADEDASTMAHYVIASRSSVSPTLDVTTVDGTDGGRERKLKSVIIKRCHYNKASSNRANEAIGDDGMEAMASGSVVISRKVPIASTGGTERQTIESSAGHTDLLKCILSSASSSSGESESEPSITPLAQTHRSEAYQTHNQQQDWTPAETFIQQDQLQLPNINTDQQQLEADESTTTGASESLFEPTMSWTEETVPERSLLPEDRALSSAAASPFSSISFPPSTTSVSPSPSMSSQSLALAAVPSPLQLIESLGGGTMDSSDSPLPSSVLGGGMDAIDGTIDEIMASEVVNATATISDAPTVGMNGGGEEEVEQGTVAVLCETVPVASDGVPPVQLQL from the exons ATGGAAGAATCACCCGTGGTAGATTGTCCTCCAACACCGGAAATACTCCCACTGTCaagcacaccaccaccaccgtcacgtccctccgtagtgtaCAGTTCGTCTTCGGAGGAAGGTGATGAACCCACCGACGGACGTCGTTCGCCGCCACCGAAATGTGCAATCTGTCTGGGGAAATGTCGCCAGCGGGCCTATGCCAACTCCTGCAAGCATCAGTTCTGCTTCCGGTGTCTACTGGAATGGAGCAAG GTCAAACCAGAATGTCCCCTGTGCAAACAACGCTTCTTCTCGATCGTTTACTACAAATCGATGGATTGTTTCGAGCAACACACGGTCCCGGTACCGAGCGCAAACGTGCCCCGTCTCAGCACCCGAAACATGTACCACGAGCTGAACTTGTTTCTAACCAACTCGCAACGCTTCACGGCGTACGCAATACCAAATATGACGCTGCGTCTGCAGTCGAACAACGAACGAATGCAGGAGCTGCTGCTACATCAATCGAGCGAGGTGGACCGTTTTATACGCGAGTACGGCAATCGTCCGATCCCGACGCGACAGGACGAGATCCGGTGGAGACAGTTCATCTACGCGAACAGACTGTACGCGTGTCCACTGCCCGATCTGAACGGACGCTTTCGGGAGACGTCTGCTTCATTTTACAG AAATAATCCAGCCCAGATGCATCGCGTCCTGTCGTGGATGCACCGGGATCTACTCGTACTGAGTGTTAATGTTGTAAACCACATCCCACACGTTGGCGCGCTGCAAGAGTTGATTCAAATGCACGATATTGATTCACGAGAATTTTTGAACCGCATCCTACAACTGTTGCCAATGGAAAATGGAGATCACTTTCAGCATGAATGTATCAACTTTGCCCGCTCTCCGTACGACATCATTGGGTACGATCGTTGCGTTCAATACAATCCACGATTCGTCCAGCGTAATCGGGTGCGTAGTCAGGTAATTATATCATCCTCGGAAGAAGATAACGATGATATCGTGTACTTGCCCAATCCGGCACCGAGTACATCGAACGAGACAACGAATACCAGTGGTAGAGCAGCTGCATTTGGGGAAGGAGTTAGCAATGGTAGCGGCAGTGCAACGGGAACAAGCCGCGGTTCTATTGTCGTACGTAGCGAGATCATTAGCGAATTCCCCCTGCTAGAAGAAATTGCTGCCAGCGATGATGTTCGTCCCGTTTCTGCATCCTCCACACTGCCACGCGTCCCGCTAACGTCAATCGCTGCCACAAGCGCTGTCCCGactgaaaatattttactttcgtCAAGCGATTCCGACGACTGTCAGTTTGTGATGGCACAGAAACCGCCCCACCTGCGGACACCCGACCACGTGGTAGATCTGGAATCGGCCAGCGATAGTGATGTGGTGTTTGTCGCGGAAGAACCACTCGATGCGAAAGCAACGGCCCGAATACcgcgacaacagcagcagcaagataATTCACTGAAGAAAGAGACGGCCGGAGCACAAGAGTACAATAATGGTGCCTCGACTAGTTCGGGCTACTGCGGTGCTGGTGGTAATGGAAATGGCGGAGGAGGAAGCAGCGAGAGTGTTGCGGGCGGCGGAAGCGCATTACGATCAAAGTATTACGCACGGCCTCGATTAACGCGCTACACGGGCGGTATAGGGGTCAAGAGTATCTACGAGGCAACCGAATCGGACGATACGGATTGTGACACGCTATTTAACTTACCGCAAGGTCGGCGCCCAATGTCCAACACTGCCAACGATTCGTCCTCGCACAATGAGGTAGATTTTGAATCGGGACCTCAacgaaagcgaagaaaacCCTGCAAAAAGGCcactcagcagcagcagcatcagcagaagGTTTCAAAGCGAGCCTCACGAAAGCGGCGCAACAGCAGCGCCAGTAGCTCCAGCAGTCACGAAGAAGATAtcaacagcaccaccagcaggagcagcaccagcagtagtagtagcagtgaTGATGATAGTGATAGCAGCTCTAGCACATCAAGTTTCTCCAGCAGCAGTGACAGCACTACTAGCAGCAGCTCGAGCAGTTACATCTACGGCGGAAGCAAAAGCTATCACAAAAACATTACGGTGGAAATTGAATGCGGACGGCAGCTAAGGCATAACACGGCCCAGCAAAGCAGGGCGAGCTACACCGCACGCTGCAAAATGGACCAAACGGACTCTAAGGGACGCTCGAAAAAGAAGCGTAGCCGAAAAATGGTTGATAATGAATGGAAAAATGGCAAGGAAAAACTGTCGACATCCGGTTCGAAATTGACAGTGCGACGCACCAAGTCGAAAAAGAAGTCTCAATCGACGTCCCGAACGGCAAAGAACACCATGAAAGCATCCCGCTCAAAGTCGAAATCGAAATCGTCATCGCGTGGTACTGCAGGCAGAAGCaataaaggtaaaaagcgCACCAAACCATCCACGGATGAGGGTGAGGATGAACCGTCCCGATTGACTCCGCAGCTAGCCGATGAAGACGCGTCCACGATGGCACATTACGTGATAGCATCGAGATCCTCGGTATCCCCGACGCTTGATGTAACGACGGTCGATGGAACGGATGGTGGTCGAGAGCGCAAGCTGAAAAGTGTTATCATCAAACGTTGCCATTACAACAAAGCGTCCTCGAACCGGGCGAATGAAGCGATAGGTGATGATGGTATGGAAGCGATGGCATCTGGTTCGGTTGTAATAAGTAGGAAAGTACCAATCGCTTCCACTGGCGGAACGGAACGACAAACGATTGAATCATCTGCAGGACACACGGACTTGTTGAAATGTATTTTGTCATCTGCGAGTAGTTCTTCGGGTGAATCGGAATCGGAACCGTCCATCACTCCTCTGGCACAAACCCATCGAAGCGAGGCTTACCAAACGCACAACCAGCAGCAAGATTGGACACCAGCCGAAACGTTTATTCAGCAGGATCAGCTTCAACTACCAAACATCAACACCGATCAACAGCAGCTCGAGGCGGACGAAAGCACTACCACCGGTGCATCGGAATCGTTGTTCGAACCAACGATGAGCTGGACCGAAGAGACGGTTCCCGAGCGGTCACTGCTACCGGAAGATCGGGCTCTGTCGTCAGCGGCCGCTTCACCATTCTCGTCGATATCATTCCCACCGTCCACTACGTCCGTTTCGCCGTCCCCGTCGATGTCGTCGCAATCGTTAGCATTAGCGGCTGTCCCCTCACCGTTGCAGCTGATCGAAAGCTTAGGCGGTGGTACAATGGATAGTAGCGATTCACCGTTACCCTCGTCTGTGCTTGGCGGTGGTATGGATGCTATCGATGGAACTATAGATGAAATTATGGCATCGGAAGTTGTTAACGCAACGGCCACGATCTCGGATGCTCCTACGGTCGGGatgaatggtggtggtgaggaGGAAGTAGAACAAGGTACGGTCGCGGTTCTCTGTGAAACTGTACCAGTCGCGAGCGATGGAGTGCCACCGGTACAGTTGCAACTGTGA